The following proteins are co-located in the Ficedula albicollis isolate OC2 chromosome 25, FicAlb1.5, whole genome shotgun sequence genome:
- the ZBTB7B gene encoding zinc finger and BTB domain-containing protein 7B, whose protein sequence is MLWEPCPAPAERRRPPSPARLAMASGEHPAPCLAAEEKVRTMASPEDDLIGIPFPEHSSELLSCLNEQRQLGLLCDVTIKTQGLEYRTHRAVLAASSRYFKKLFAGPGPGQEVCELDFVGPEALGALLEFAYTATLTISSANMGEVLRAARLLEIPCVIAACVEILQGSGLEAPGPDDGDCEPKFTPEPAQLPSPPLPEGLPLPYDSFELPEEEELPPHSFPFPYQPPLSPEEAASDDDAIDPDLMAYLSSLHHESLAPGLDSPDKLVRKRRSQMPQECPVCHKVIHGAGKLPRHMRTHTGEKPFACQVCGVRFTRNDKLKIHMRKHTGERPYSCQHCSARFLHSYDLKNHMHLHTGARPYECYLCHKAFAKDDHLQRHLKGQNCLEVRTRRRRRDEPPPPPAGPPGLDLSNGRLEGLRLSIARYWAPGQPEEEDEEPEGEEGPQPDGTVPVETA, encoded by the exons aTGCTGtgggagccctgccctgctcccgcCGAGCGCAGGCGCCCTCCCAGCCCGGCCAGGCTGGCCATGGCCAGTGGCGAGCACCCAGCGCCCTGCCTTGCGGCAGAGGAGAAG GTGAGGACAATGGCCAGCCCAGAGGACGATCTCATCGGCATCCccttccctgagcacagcagcgagctgctgagctgcctgaaTGAGCAAcggcagctggggctgctctgcgACGTCACCATCAAGACGCAAGGGCTGGAGTACCGCACCCACCGAGCTGTCCTGGCCGCCTCCAGCCGCTATTTCAAGAAGCTCTTCGCAGGGCCGGGGCCAGGGCAGGAGGTCTGCGAACTGGACTTTGTGGGGCCAGAGGCGCTGGGCGCGCTGCTGGAGTTTGCTTACACAGCCACGCTGACCATAAGCAGCGCCAACATGGGCGAGGTGCTGCGTGCCGCCCGGCTGCTGGAGATCCCCTGTGTCATCGCTGCCTGCGTGGAGATCCTGCAGGGCAGCGGGCTGGAGGCGCCTGGCCCCGACGATGGCGACTgcga acccaaatttACACCAGAGCCCGCCCAGCTGCCCTCGCCCCCTCTCCCCGaggggctgcccctgccctaTGACAGCTTTGAGCtgcctgaggaggaggagctgcccccacactccttccccttcccctaCCAGCCCCCCTTGTCCCCTGAGGAGGCTGCCTCTGATGATGACGCCATCGACCCCGACCTGATGGCGTATCTGAGCTCTCTGCACCACGAGTCGCTGGCGCCTGGGCTGGACAGCCCTGACAAGCTGGTGCGCAAACGCCGCTCGCAGATGCCCCAGGAGTGCCCTGTCTGCCACAAGGTCATCCACGGCGCCGGCAAGCTGCCCCGCCACATGCGCACGCACACGGGCGAGAAGCCCTTCGCCTGCCAGGTCTGCGGAGTCCGATTCACACg GAATGACAAACTGAAGATCCACATGCGGAAGCACACAGGTGAGCGGCCCTactcctgccagcactgcagcgCCCGCTTCCTGCACAGCTATGACCTGAAGAACCACATGCACCTGCACACAGGTGCCCGGCCCTACGAGTGCTACCTCTGCCACAAGGCCTTCGCCAAGGACGACCACCTCCAGCGGCACCTCAAGGGCCAGAACTGCCTGGAAGTGCGGacccgccgccgccgccgcgaCGAGCCCCCGCCGCCCCCCGCCGGGCCCCCGGGCCTCGACCTCTCCAACGGGCGCCTGGAGGGGCTGCGCCTCTCCATTGCCCGCTACTGGGCTCCAGGGCAGCCcgaggaggaggatgaggagccCGAGGGTGAGGAAGGGCCGCAGCCGGACGGCACCGTGCCGGTGGAGACAGCGTAG
- the LOC101807990 gene encoding mothers against decapentaplegic homolog 6-like, which translates to MFCSRRAGLVRRLWQQRCAAASPEDGPSALKLAAHALFKKLKDEELELLVQVVESRGARESGCVLAPRGDPRGVKQVPPQVLLCRLFRWPDLHQSHELKHLCYCAGGQGSCGDLAVLCCNPHHFSRLAVPETPPPPYLKASCGPSWPDEPQHPSSQLLEFSYNGGDWCDASLSWSTIKDGCWCKLAYWEYRTRVGRLYAVHEASVNVFCELPWGSGFCLAQLPAAYRSCAVRRARGKIGRGLLLSREPGGVWVYNRSEHPIFVSSPTLSPPGTCRLAVLKVLPGYSAKVFDYGWAGDREGWQLPREGPCDPHSIRISFAKGWGPCYSRQFITSCPCWLEVLLNQPH; encoded by the exons ATGTTCTGCTCCCGCCGTGCGGGGCTGGTGCGGCGCCTGTGGCAGCAGCGctgtgcagcagccagccccGAGGATGGCCCCAGCGCCCTCAAACTGGCGGCACATGCCCTCTTCAAGAAGCTGAAGGACGAGGAGCTGGAGTTGCTGGTGCAGGTGGTGGAGAGCCGAGGCGCCCGGGAGTCTGGCTGCGTTTTGGCACCACGGGGGGACCCACGAGGGGTCAAGCAGGTCCCCCCTCAAGTCCTGCTCTGTCGCCTCTTCCGCTGGCCTGACCTCCACCAGTCCCATGAGCTCAAGCACCTCTGCTACTGTGCTGGGGGCCAGGGGTCCTGTGGGGacttggctgtgctgtgctgcaacCCCCATCATTTCAGCCGCCTGGCTGTACCTG AAACCCCGCCACCCCCCTACTTGAAGGCATCCTGTGGGCCCTCCTGGCCAGATGAGCCCCAACaccccagctctcagctcctggAGTTCAGCTACAACGGTGGGGACTGGTGTG ACGCCAGCCTCTCGTGGAGCACCATCAAGGACGGCTGTTGGTGTAAACTGGCTTACTGGGAGTACCGGACACGCGTGGGCCGCCTCTACGCCGTGCATGAGGCGTCAGTGAACGTCTTCTGTGAGCTGCCGTGGGGCAGCGGGTtctgcctggcccagctgccagctgcctACCGCAGCTGTGCTGTGCGGCGAGCCCGGGGCAAGATTGGCcgggggctgctgctgagccgGGAGCCGGGTGGTGTCTGGGTGTACAACCGCAGCGAGCACCCCATCTTCGTCAGCTcgcccaccctgagcccccctggCACCTGCAGGCTCGCTGTCCTCAAGGTGCTGCCTGGCTACTCGGCAAAGGTGTTCGATTATGggtgggcaggggacagagagggtTGGCAGCTGCCTAGGGAGGGACCCTGTGACCCCCACAGTATCCGCATCAGCTTTGCCAAGGGCTGGGGACCCTGCTACTCCCGGCAGTTCATCACCTCCTGCCCATGCTGGCTTGAGGTCCTGCTGAACCAGCCACActga